The segment TCATCGGCGAACCCGCGTACGACGTCCTCGCCGCCGCGTGCCGCCGCCGCAACGAGCTCGGCCTGGTGGCCGTGCATCCGGCGACCGCCGCCGCGACGAGTCGTCGGGAGAACGACATCAAGTACGAGCAGTTGTAGGAACTAGCTCTCGAACTTGTACCCCAGGCCGCGCACCGTGATGAGGTGCCGGGGCTGCGAGGGATCAGGCTCCACCTTGGAGCGCAGACGCTTCACGTGCACGTCGAGGGTCTTGGTGTCGCCGACGTAGTCCGCGCCCCACACTCGGTCGATCAGCTGGCTCCGGGTCAGGACGCGCCCGGAGTTGCGGAGCAGGTACTCCAGCAGGTCGAACTCCTTCAGCGGGAGCGTCACCTCGTCGCCGGCGACGGTGACGGTGTGCCGCTGCACGTCCATGCGGACCGGGCCCACCTCGACGACGCCGATCACCGCGTCGTCATCCTCCTCCGCCGCTCCGCCGCGGCGGAGCACCGCGCGGATGCGGGCGATCAGCTCGCGCGCCGAGTACGGCTTGGTGACGTAGTCGTCGGCGCCGAGCTCGAGGCCGACCACCTTGTCGATCTCGCTGTCGCGGGCGGTCACCATGATGACCGGCACCGTCGACTTGGAACGGATGGTCTTGCAGATCTCCGTGCCCGAGACGCCCGGGAGCATCAGGTCGAGCAGGACGATGTCGGGGTTGATCCGCTCGAAGGTCGGGACCGCCTGTGCGCCGTCGTTGACGATGCTCGCCTCGAACCCCTCTTTGCGGAGCAGGAAGGCCAGCGGGTCGGCCAGCGATTCCTCGTCTTCGACAATCAGTACGTGCGTCAACTCGTCAGTTCCTCTGTGTTCGCCGACCCGGTGTCGCTGTCCGACGGGTCGATGGGGATGTACAGGCTGAACGTCGAACCGGTTCCCGGTCGACTCCACAACCCGATATGACCGCCATGGCTGGCCGCCACATGCTTCACGATCGCCAGCCCCAGTCCGGTGCCGCCGGTCGCGCGAGACCGCGCCTTGTCGACGCGGAAGAATCGTTCGAATACCCGCTGCTGATCGGCGGGTGCGATGCCGATGCCACGGTCGGTGACCGCGATGCACACCATGTCGACGTCGTCGACCTTCGAGACCTTGCGGCTCACCGACACCACATCGCCCGCGGACGAGTGGTTGATGGCGTTCACCAGCAGGTTCGAGAGCGCGGTCAGCAGCAGGGTCCGGTCGCCCTGGACGTGCAGTCCGATCGGGTCGTCGGTGATGAGGCTGATCTCGGCGACCTCCGCGCTGACGCTCGCCGCGGCAAGGGCGTCGTCGATCAGCGGGTCGACGTCGACCTGCGCGAAGTCCGGAATCCGGCCCTCCTGCAGGCGCGACAGGCCGATCAGTTCGTTGACCAGGGAACCCATCCGCGTCGCCTCTTTGAGCACGCGCCGCCCGAAGTGGTCGACGGCCTCAGGGTCGTCGCGGGATTCGAGCATCGCCTCGGCCATCAGGCTGATGGCGCCGAGCGGCGTCTTCAGTTCGTGGGAGACGTTGGCGGCGAAGTCGCGTCGCGTGGCCTCGACGCGCTGGTTGGTGGAGTCGTCGTCGCCGAAGATCAGCGCGTAGCGGACGCCTTCGAAGATGGCGAGGCGCGCGTTGCAGCGAACGTTCTCCACGGCGCGGGGCGCGGTGCGGCCGGTCGAGAGGAAACCGAGGGTCGACGACGGCGGCACGAAGTCGAAGTACCGGTCGACGCCGGTGATGAAGACTTCGGTGACCGCTTCGGCGATGCCGTCGGCGAGGGTGTCGCGGAACATGCCGAGATCGGTGGCGCGCTTGTTGTAGAGCACCACGTTGTGGAACTCGTCGACGGCGATGATGCCGGTCGCGGTGTGCGCGACGATGAGACCCAGGAGGTCCGGGCGCGACCGTCGCTCATCGACGATCACCAGATCTTCGAGAGGGGTGTCAGGCGCCACCGAGTCGTCGGATCGGGTGGTGACCGAATTCGGTTCTTCGCCCCGCACGACTCCCCTGCTCCGCTACAACGACATGGACACTTCGCGTGCCCGAAGGGCACACACGGATCTTACGTCCCGTCCACCTGAGTTCGCAGCCCGGGAGGACAGTGTTCGATGCCCGTTCACGCCCGGTTGACCTGGGTTGCACGGACATTAACGCGCGGCGTCCACGCCATGACGTCGACGCCGCGCGGGCGGTGTTCGGAGAGGACTCGGGTCAGTCGGAGATGAGGTCCTGGTACTCCGGGTGCTTCTCGACGTACTTCTGCACGTACGAGCAGACCGGAACCATCGTCTGCCCGTTGGCACGCACGTCGTCGAGCACGTGCTTCACCAACTGCGCAGCGAATCCGCGACCGCCGAAGCGCTCATAGACGACGGTGTGGGTCAACGCCAGACGATCGCCGTCCTGCGTGTAGTCGACATAACCGACCTCCACCGGGTCGTTGTCGTCGTCGATGAGATCAGCGCGGTAACGCTCCTGAACCGAGAGATGAGTTACCTCGAGAGTGCCGTCAGCCATGACATCCAATGTAGCGCAGGCCACACGGACGCGCACCCGGCCCCGACGATGCGGGACCGGGTGCGCGGGGTGTGCGAGGATGCGGCGTTTCGCTACTTGTTGCCCTGTGCCGCAACGGCTGCCGCGCCCGCGGCCGCCGCCTCCGGATCCAGGTAGACGCCGCCGACGGTGACCGGACGGAGGTTCTCGTCGAGGTCGTAGCGGAGCGGGTTCCCGGTCGGGATGTTCAGATGCGCGATGTCCTCGTCGGAGATGCCGTCGAGGTGCTTCACGAGGGCGCGCAGCGAGTTGCCGTGCGCGGCGACGAGCACGGTCTTGCCCGCGCGGAGGTCGGCCTCGATCGACTCGGTGTAGTACGGGATGAGGCGCTTCACGACGTCCTGCAGGCACTCGGTCAGCGGGACCTCGATGCCGGCGTAGCGGGGGTCGCCCACCTGGCTGTACTCGTTGTCGGCGTCGATGGCGGGCGGCGGGGTGTCGTAGCTGCGACGCCACAGCATGAACTGCTCGTCGCCGTACTTCTCCTTGGTCTCCGCCTTGTTCAAGCCCTGCAGCGCGCCGTAGTGACGCTCGTTGAGGCGCCAGTCGCGGACCACGGGGATCCAGTGGCGGTCGGCGGTGTCGAGCGCGATCTGCGCGGTGATGATCGCGCGACGCAGCAGCGACGTGTAGAGGACGTCGGGCAGCAGGTCGTGCTCCACCAGGAGTTCGCCCGCGCGGACGGCCTCAGCCCGTCCCTTGTCGGTGAGTGCGACGTCGACCCAACCGGTGAACTGGTTGGACGCGTTCCACTCGCTCTCGCCGTGCCGCATCAGAATCAGGGTGCCGTTGCTCATGTCGGCTAGTTTCCCACACGGATCGGCGAGGCACCCAGCCGCTCCGGCGCGATGCCGTCGGGATCGTTGTTACTCCGACGACTGGCTCGGCCCGTCGCCGACCGACCACACCGGAAGGGCGTCGGGGTCGCCGAGCGGGGCGATCTCGGGAAGGTCGTTCTCATCGATGAGATGCTCGAAGGCTTCGAGGTTGCGCATCGACTCGCCGCGTGCCTTGCGCCACGCCCACTCGCGCTTGATCGAGGTGAGGAAGCCGATCTCGAGGATCTGGTTGAAGTCGCCGTCTGCGGCCTCGAGGACCTGGCCGAGGATGCGGTCCACCTCGGTCGCGGTGATCGCGTCGACCGCGATCCGGCCGACGAGGTAGATGTCGCCGATGTTGTCGAGTGTGTAGGCGATGCCGTACAGGCGCCGGTTCCGCTTCAGCAGCCAGCGGTAGACGGCCTCGTGGTTCTCGTCGGGGCGGCGGCAGACGAAGGCCTCCACCCGCACACCGTGTCCGCCCGCGGTCAGCAGCACCGTCGTCTTGAGCTTCCGCTCACCCGGCAGCTCCAGCACGAAGTGCTCGGACTTGGCACCGCCCGACGACTTGCGGACGTACTCCATCTCGTTCTCGTCGAGCGCTGCGATCAGCGCGTCGACCGTCTCGTCGAGGTTCACACCATCATCCTTGCTCTGTTTCTCCACCGCCGGAGCCCGAAGCGTCCGGAGTCGGTCTGTGCATGTCGACCGAACGCCGACATCGCCCGCGAGTAGCTCGCCATCAACGCGTCCGTGGTGTGCTCCCACGAGAACTGGCTCGCGTGCACGGCCGCGGCCCGCCCCATGTCGGCACGACGGGCCGGGTCGGCGAGCAGCTCCGACAGTCGCCGGGTCCACTCGTCGATGCCGTGGCCGTCCACCAGCACGCCGGTCCGACCGTCCTGGACGGCCACCCCGAGTCCGCCGACGCGGGCGGCGATCACCGGG is part of the Gordonia phthalatica genome and harbors:
- a CDS encoding response regulator transcription factor, with the translated sequence MTHVLIVEDEESLADPLAFLLRKEGFEASIVNDGAQAVPTFERINPDIVLLDLMLPGVSGTEICKTIRSKSTVPVIMVTARDSEIDKVVGLELGADDYVTKPYSARELIARIRAVLRRGGAAEEDDDAVIGVVEVGPVRMDVQRHTVTVAGDEVTLPLKEFDLLEYLLRNSGRVLTRSQLIDRVWGADYVGDTKTLDVHVKRLRSKVEPDPSQPRHLITVRGLGYKFES
- a CDS encoding ATP-binding protein yields the protein MRGEEPNSVTTRSDDSVAPDTPLEDLVIVDERRSRPDLLGLIVAHTATGIIAVDEFHNVVLYNKRATDLGMFRDTLADGIAEAVTEVFITGVDRYFDFVPPSSTLGFLSTGRTAPRAVENVRCNARLAIFEGVRYALIFGDDDSTNQRVEATRRDFAANVSHELKTPLGAISLMAEAMLESRDDPEAVDHFGRRVLKEATRMGSLVNELIGLSRLQEGRIPDFAQVDVDPLIDDALAAASVSAEVAEISLITDDPIGLHVQGDRTLLLTALSNLLVNAINHSSAGDVVSVSRKVSKVDDVDMVCIAVTDRGIGIAPADQQRVFERFFRVDKARSRATGGTGLGLAIVKHVAASHGGHIGLWSRPGTGSTFSLYIPIDPSDSDTGSANTEELTS
- a CDS encoding GNAT family N-acetyltransferase: MADGTLEVTHLSVQERYRADLIDDDNDPVEVGYVDYTQDGDRLALTHTVVYERFGGRGFAAQLVKHVLDDVRANGQTMVPVCSYVQKYVEKHPEYQDLISD
- a CDS encoding phosphoglyceromutase; its protein translation is MSNGTLILMRHGESEWNASNQFTGWVDVALTDKGRAEAVRAGELLVEHDLLPDVLYTSLLRRAIITAQIALDTADRHWIPVVRDWRLNERHYGALQGLNKAETKEKYGDEQFMLWRRSYDTPPPAIDADNEYSQVGDPRYAGIEVPLTECLQDVVKRLIPYYTESIEADLRAGKTVLVAAHGNSLRALVKHLDGISDEDIAHLNIPTGNPLRYDLDENLRPVTVGGVYLDPEAAAAGAAAVAAQGNK
- a CDS encoding YbjN domain-containing protein translates to MNLDETVDALIAALDENEMEYVRKSSGGAKSEHFVLELPGERKLKTTVLLTAGGHGVRVEAFVCRRPDENHEAVYRWLLKRNRRLYGIAYTLDNIGDIYLVGRIAVDAITATEVDRILGQVLEAADGDFNQILEIGFLTSIKREWAWRKARGESMRNLEAFEHLIDENDLPEIAPLGDPDALPVWSVGDGPSQSSE